In the genome of Longimicrobium sp., one region contains:
- a CDS encoding protein kinase has product MAKKLKVGDEINGYRITDVFGPGAMAISYGAVDGAGQRVFFKQYKSPAVTVGWYRDYVRYQKELNRRIAESPARNYCVRAIDAFEAVWGGRNYFQVFEFVENGADLGGIFEREAEENGGRLLTAPFSTRLWEQHLIWAKVLMSGIDTLHKAKVAHADLKPDNAFLIEDPSIAAGFQLKLIDVDFSVLTDQTAPWHGKQGYVGTDNYRSPEHFTAGATPGAASDVFTCGLILYQLLTGRHPYWSDDQAEYAKMALAHAAERPVLGGAVPAPASAEAVAEVMHRCLAPRAADRPTAAEVRDVLTGRAGGIAVKTAPAPSAAPVAPAPSAAPAPAPPAPQPAPTPPAPAAAGGDGAPIRSERIQLVGESGEVLTMGTRTPLGKHIVRQFGADFNVWDAEQCAVERGADGVWQVVPVPGTTNETLLNGQTLTGPRHLREGDVIAVGRAAKGIAKLPLTARAG; this is encoded by the coding sequence ATGGCCAAGAAGCTAAAAGTAGGCGACGAGATCAACGGGTACCGGATCACCGACGTGTTCGGGCCGGGGGCGATGGCCATCTCGTACGGCGCGGTGGACGGCGCAGGGCAGCGCGTTTTCTTTAAGCAGTACAAGTCGCCCGCGGTGACGGTGGGCTGGTACCGCGACTACGTGCGCTATCAGAAGGAGCTCAACCGCCGCATCGCCGAGAGCCCCGCCCGCAACTACTGCGTGCGCGCCATCGACGCGTTCGAGGCGGTGTGGGGTGGGCGCAACTACTTCCAGGTCTTCGAGTTCGTGGAGAACGGCGCGGACCTCGGCGGGATCTTTGAGCGGGAGGCGGAGGAGAACGGCGGCCGCTTGCTCACGGCCCCGTTCAGCACGCGGCTCTGGGAGCAGCACCTGATCTGGGCCAAGGTGCTGATGTCCGGGATCGATACGCTTCACAAGGCCAAGGTCGCCCACGCGGACCTGAAGCCGGACAACGCGTTCCTGATCGAGGACCCCTCCATCGCGGCCGGCTTCCAGCTGAAGCTGATCGACGTGGACTTCTCTGTCCTCACGGACCAGACGGCGCCCTGGCACGGGAAGCAGGGGTACGTGGGGACCGACAACTACCGGTCGCCCGAGCACTTCACGGCGGGCGCCACGCCGGGTGCCGCGTCAGACGTATTCACCTGCGGGCTGATCCTCTACCAGCTCCTGACCGGCCGCCATCCCTACTGGTCGGACGACCAGGCGGAGTACGCGAAGATGGCGCTGGCGCACGCCGCCGAGCGCCCCGTCCTCGGTGGCGCGGTGCCGGCCCCGGCCAGCGCCGAGGCCGTTGCGGAGGTGATGCATCGCTGCCTCGCTCCCCGCGCCGCGGACCGCCCCACCGCCGCCGAAGTTCGCGACGTGCTCACCGGGCGTGCAGGCGGCATCGCGGTGAAGACGGCGCCCGCACCGTCCGCCGCGCCCGTTGCGCCTGCGCCGTCCGCCGCGCCTGCGCCAGCACCGCCCGCTCCGCAGCCGGCACCCACTCCGCCAGCGCCTGCCGCGGCGGGAGGGGACGGAGCGCCGATCCGCTCGGAACGCATCCAGCTCGTTGGGGAGTCCGGGGAGGTGCTGACGATGGGGACGCGCACGCCGCTGGGGAAGCACATCGTCCGCCAGTTCGGAGCCGACTTCAACGTGTGGGACGCGGAGCAGTGCGCGGTGGAGCGCGGGGCAGACGGGGTCTGGCAGGTCGTGCCGGTTCCGGGGACGACCAATGAGACGCTGCTGAACGGCCAGACGCTCACCGGCCCGCGCCACCTGCGCGAAGGCGACGTGATCGCGGTGGGGCGTGCGGCCAAAGGAATCGCCAAGCTGCCGCTCACCGCGCGAGCGGGCTGA
- a CDS encoding FHA domain-containing protein gives MTESKSTPEDGTASTTPLEEAPPASATPEEGTASAGAAPSPVESARAAPAASAETPDADATLISPPPAAPPASADATLESPAAPPPASGEGGTVVEAPPAETGTEAPAAEPPTTETPAEVPAAEALTPPSAPAADASAGAPAAAPATLPADPPGGALRSERINLVSSSGQAMTVGVRTPLGKHVVRRFGEESNVWDTEQCVLERGPDGAWQIVPGEGTTNETLLNGEAITSPRPLHDGDVIAVGRVEKGIVRLPLTARQG, from the coding sequence GTGACGGAGAGCAAGAGCACACCTGAAGACGGGACCGCATCGACCACTCCGCTGGAGGAGGCACCCCCCGCGAGCGCGACGCCAGAGGAAGGCACCGCATCCGCGGGTGCGGCTCCATCACCCGTCGAATCGGCGCGGGCGGCTCCAGCGGCGTCCGCGGAAACGCCAGATGCGGACGCGACGCTGATCTCGCCGCCGCCTGCCGCCCCGCCCGCCAGCGCCGACGCGACGCTCGAATCGCCCGCGGCACCCCCGCCCGCCTCCGGCGAAGGAGGGACAGTCGTGGAGGCGCCGCCCGCCGAAACCGGGACGGAAGCACCGGCCGCGGAGCCGCCGACCACCGAAACCCCCGCGGAAGTACCGGCCGCCGAGGCGCTTACGCCGCCCAGCGCTCCCGCCGCCGATGCTTCGGCCGGAGCACCCGCCGCGGCGCCCGCGACGCTGCCGGCTGATCCCCCCGGCGGCGCGCTCCGGTCCGAGCGCATCAACCTCGTCTCGTCGTCTGGTCAGGCGATGACGGTGGGAGTGAGGACGCCGCTGGGGAAGCACGTCGTGCGGCGCTTCGGAGAGGAGTCGAACGTGTGGGACACGGAGCAGTGCGTGCTGGAGCGCGGGCCGGACGGCGCCTGGCAGATCGTTCCGGGTGAGGGCACCACCAACGAGACGCTGCTGAACGGCGAGGCGATCACTTCGCCCCGGCCGCTCCACGATGGCGACGTGATCGCCGTGGGCCGGGTGGAGAAGGGGATCGTACGCCTGCCGCTCACCGCCCGGCAGGGCTGA
- a CDS encoding vWA domain-containing protein, protein MDQQQSKTRGVADIVFLIDVSGSMAPAIDSLKANIGTFVESLSKGEGNNVSPVRDWRAKAVGYRDFDHDAQPFIDNPFVTDVEALRSQLAGLTAEGGDDEPESLLDALFKVANMGQTEKGAQSLDATKWRYRSDAARVVVVFTDASFKPAMTIPEAKGGGVQDVTNAVINNRIILSLFAPDMPGYDELSQIDKSEWEAISYPGMNPQEALVKFTTDQANFKNTLRQLAASVSKSAETVAL, encoded by the coding sequence CGCGGGGCGTCGCCGACATCGTCTTCCTGATCGACGTGTCGGGGAGCATGGCCCCGGCGATCGATTCCCTCAAGGCGAACATCGGGACGTTCGTGGAGTCGCTGAGCAAGGGGGAGGGGAACAACGTGTCGCCGGTGCGCGACTGGCGCGCCAAGGCGGTGGGCTATCGCGATTTCGACCACGACGCGCAGCCGTTCATCGACAACCCCTTCGTCACCGACGTGGAGGCGCTCCGGTCGCAGCTTGCGGGGCTGACGGCGGAGGGCGGCGACGACGAGCCGGAGTCGCTCCTGGACGCGCTCTTCAAGGTCGCCAACATGGGCCAGACGGAGAAGGGAGCGCAGAGCCTGGACGCGACCAAGTGGCGCTACCGCAGCGACGCGGCGCGCGTGGTGGTGGTGTTCACCGACGCTTCGTTCAAGCCCGCGATGACCATCCCGGAGGCAAAGGGCGGCGGCGTGCAGGACGTGACCAACGCCGTCATCAACAACCGCATCATCCTGAGCCTCTTCGCCCCCGACATGCCCGGCTACGACGAGCTGAGCCAGATCGACAAGTCGGAGTGGGAGGCGATCTCGTACCCCGGGATGAACCCGCAGGAGGCGCTGGTGAAGTTCACCACCGACCAGGCGAACTTCAAGAACACGCTGCGGCAGCTCGCGGCGAGCGTGTCGAAGTCGGCGGAGACGGTGGCGCTTTGA